Proteins encoded within one genomic window of Cucumis sativus cultivar 9930 chromosome 3, Cucumber_9930_V3, whole genome shotgun sequence:
- the LOC101211793 gene encoding GTPase-activating protein gyp7: MWNTGAPADSFYEVRPECTDVPKTRFKIRAGKTLSVRKWQAAFNPEGQLDISKTLNRIHRGGIHPSIRGEVWEFLLGCYDPMSTFEEREAIRQRRRIEYATWKEDCRQMFPVVGSGRYITAPVITEDGQPIHDPLVLLETNPDKGPAVPQDTSTADGNPDGSRSTPNNNLETVKDPKIIQWMLTLHQIGLDVVRTDRTLVFYEKQENLSKLWDILAVYAWIDKDVGYCQGMSDLCSPMIMLLEDEGDAFWCFERLMRRLRGNFRCTDSSVGVETQLNNLAAITQVIDPKLHQHLETLGGGDYLFAFRMLMVLFRREFSFCDSLYLWEMMWALEYDPDLCVLYEEPDIGNEKGEGSKGKAKSIRQCGKYERENLKAKNSEAPLPISVFLVASVLKDKSTKLLTEARGLDDVVKILNDMTGNLDAKKACTGAMKLHKKYLKKAKKA, from the exons ATGTGGAACACTGGAGCTCCTGCTGATTCTTTCTATGAGGTTCGCCCTGAGTGCACCGATGTTCCCAAAACCCGTTTCAAGATCAGG GCTGGGAAAACCTTAAGTGTTAGAAAATGGCAGGCAGCATTTAATCCTGAAGGGCAACTTGACATATCAAAGACTTTAAATCGCATACATCGTGGG GGGATCCATCCTTCAATCAGAGGAGAAGTTTGGGAATTTCTTCTTGGTTGCTATGATCCTATGAGTACCTTCGAGGAAAGAGAAGCAATTCGCCAGCGTCGAAG GATTGAGTATGCCACTTGGAAGGAAGATTGTCGACAAATGTTTCCTGTCGTTGGAAGTGGTAGATACATCACAGCTCCTGTAATCACAGAGGATGGTCAGCCCATTCATGATCCACTTGTACTCTTGGAAACAAATCCGGACAAAGGTCCAGCTGTACCTCAAGATACTAGCACCGCTGATGGCAATCCGGATGGTTCACGGTCAACtcctaataataatttggaaaCTGTGAAGGATCCGAAAATAATTCAGTGGATGCTTACTTTACATCAGATAG GTCTTGATGTGGTTCGGACTGACAGAACATTGGTATTCTATGAAAAGCAAGAAAACTTATCAAAACTTTGGGATATTCTTGCTGTTTATGCCTGGATAGATAAAGACGTCGGTTACTGTCAAG GAATGAGTGATCTTTGTTCCCCCATGATAATGCTTCTTGAAGATGAAGGCGATGCATTTTGGTGCTTTGAGCGTTTAATGCGCAGACTG cGAGGGAACTTCAGATGCACTGATAGCTCTGTAGGTGTGGAAACTCAACTCAATAATTTGGCTGCTATCACACAAGTCATTGATCCAAAACTTCATCAGCACTTGG AGACACTTGGCGGTGGAGATTATCTTTTTGCTTTCAGGATGCTTATGGTTTTGTTCCGTCGAGAGTTTTCCTTTTGTGATTCCTTGTATCTCTGGGAG ATGATGTGGGCCCTGGAATATGATCCTGATCTATGTGTATTGTATGAAGAACCTGATATTGGAAATGAGAAAGGAGAGGGATCGAAAGGAAAAGCAAAATCGATACGCCAATGTGGGAAATATGAGAGGGAGAACTTGAAAGCAAAGAACTCAGAAGCTCCTCTTCCCATCTCTGTTTTCCTTGTTGCTAGTGTCTTGAAAGATAAGAGCACAAAGCTACTTACAGAAGCTCGGGGTCTAGACGATGTTGTGAAG ATATTAAATGACATGACTGGAAATCTGGATGCCAAAAAAGCTTGCACTGGGGCAATGAAGCTTCAcaagaaatatctaaaaaaG GCCAAGAAGGCATAG